The Curtobacterium herbarum genome contains the following window.
TGCCCGGCACGGCGGCGAGGGCGCGTGTCGCCGCGTCGGCGGCCTGCACCCGCAGCGAGCCGGAGCGGGCGACGTTCGCGGCCTTCGTCGCGGCGTCGGCGTCCTTCGGGAACGGCCCCGACGTGACGCGGTCGAGCGTGGCGGAGACCACCGACTGCGTCTGCGAGCCGTCCGGGCCGGACACGACGACGGTCCAGTTGTCGCCGGCACCGACGATCGAGACGGTCGTGCCACCGCCCGCCGCCGCGACGCCCTGGGCGGCGACGGCGCCGAAGTCCACCGAGGTCGGCTGGTCGACACCGCTGCCGTTGCCGGTGCCGGGCGCGTTGCCGTCGTCCGCCGAGCCGGTCTGGTCGTCCGAGGGGGTGCCCGCCGACGGGGGCGCCGAGGTCGCGCTCGACGGGGTGTCCGTCGCCGCCGGGGTGCGGGTCGGGCGTCCGGTCGGCTCCGGCGAGGCCGACCGCGAGCTCGAGGGCGTCCGGGAGGGAGTCGGGTCGTCCCCGCTGGAGCAGGCGGCCAGGGTCGTCGTCAGGCTGAGTCCGAGCACGACCGAGGCGGTGATGACCGGGAGGGATCGACGTCGTTGCATGCCCTGATGATGACAGTGGCAGCGGGCTGCCCAGGGCGGCGACACGGTGCGGCCGACCATCGATGCCGAGCCGTGATCCGACGCGCGCGGTCAGAGGTCGGCGTGCAGCTGCCAGACCTCGAGCGCGGAGTCGTGCCAGTCGAACATGCGTGCGCGGTCCGGACCCGCGACGGCGAGCTGGCCGGCCAGGTGCGGGTCGTTGACGACCTGGTAGACGGCCTGCGCGATCCGTTCCGGGTAGCCGTCGCGGGGGTTCCGTTCGACGGTGATCCCGGCGTCCGAGGCGACTTCACGGACAGCGGGGTCGTCGGAGTGCACGACCGGTGTCCCGAAGCTCATCGCCTCGACGACGGGCAGCCCGAAGCCCTCGGCCAGGCTCGGGAACACGAACACCGTCGCCCGGTCGTAGACGACGGCCAGGTCGGCGTCCTCGACGTGGCCGAGCACCTTCACCCGGTCGGCGGCGAGGCCGGCGCGTTCCGCGGTCTCGGCGACGTCGACGTCGCCCCAGCCGTCCGGCCCGGCGATGACCAGCGGGATGTCCGTCGGGGCATCGGGGTGTGCCATCGCCTCGATCAGCGAGCGCAGGCCCTTGCGCGGCTCGAGCGTGCCGACCGCCAGGACGTAGCGCGGCGGCAGACCCAGGCGCTCCGCTCGGAGGTCCGCGTCGACGGGTACCCGGAGTCGGGCGCTCGGCGCTCCGCCGATGACCCGGAGTCGGTCGTCGAAGCGGTGCACGTCGTTCAGCGCGGCGGCGACCGCGTGGGTGGGGACGACGACGGCGTCGGCGTAGCGGTAGGCCCGCTTCACCATCGCCTTGTGGAAGTGCACCCCGCGGGGCGTCAGGGTCTCCGGGTGGGTCCACGGGACCGTGTCGTGCACCGTTACGACGATCTGGTGGCCGACGTCCTGCACCCGGTCGTGCTTGACGAGGGGAGCGAGCACGCTCGGGGCGTGCACCATGCCGTGTGACGCGCGGCGGGCCAGCCCGGCCTGCCATGCGAGGGACAGCTCCCGACGGGGGAGGGCGAGCCGCTCGAGGTCCGCCAGCCCGGGCAGCAGGGTGCGCAGCCGCTGCAGCTCGGCGGGGGACGCCGCCGAGACCACGGCTTCGACGTCGCACCCGGCGGGTGCGGTCTCGATGAGCTTCCGGGTGAGTTCCTCCGCGTAGCGTCCGATGCCGCCCGGTACCGGTGCGATCACCTGGTCCACGATCACGCGGAGAGTGGTCATGCGGCGGGGCTCCTCGGGGTGGTCGGACGGGACGATCGGCCGTCCGGACAGGTCGGCCGGTCGTCCGCACGGGACACTATCAGGGCGTGCCGGGACTTCCCGGCACGCTGCCGACCGGGTCGGCCGCGGCCGTGTGGCGGCGGTGCCGGATCGCCAGCGCGGCTCCGAGACCGGCGAGGACCACGTCCCCGAGGGTCATGAACGCACGGCTGATGACGGCGAGGGCGAGGGCCCCCGTCGGGTCCGTCACCGATCCGAGCAGCAGGAGCAGGACGGCTTCGCGGGGGCCGAGACCGGCGGGGGCGATCACGACGAGGAAC
Protein-coding sequences here:
- a CDS encoding glycosyltransferase family 4 protein; the protein is MTTLRVIVDQVIAPVPGGIGRYAEELTRKLIETAPAGCDVEAVVSAASPAELQRLRTLLPGLADLERLALPRRELSLAWQAGLARRASHGMVHAPSVLAPLVKHDRVQDVGHQIVVTVHDTVPWTHPETLTPRGVHFHKAMVKRAYRYADAVVVPTHAVAAALNDVHRFDDRLRVIGGAPSARLRVPVDADLRAERLGLPPRYVLAVGTLEPRKGLRSLIEAMAHPDAPTDIPLVIAGPDGWGDVDVAETAERAGLAADRVKVLGHVEDADLAVVYDRATVFVFPSLAEGFGLPVVEAMSFGTPVVHSDDPAVREVASDAGITVERNPRDGYPERIAQAVYQVVNDPHLAGQLAVAGPDRARMFDWHDSALEVWQLHADL